A genomic region of Candidatus Paceibacterota bacterium contains the following coding sequences:
- a CDS encoding NAD-dependent epimerase/dehydratase family protein has protein sequence MKHKILITGASGYVGAMLLDIFSGREDVETIIGVDKDPLPEFLKENPNKNKIVFIQANLGDDSWQNNARSYAPDIVIHSAWQIREMYGQKALQWKWNITGSDNVFDFAFLNNSVKKLIHFSTVASYSAYSTNTLEHRFTEAEPFRKSDYLYAEEKRISEEHLEEKFKEAKKANKDIKVAVVRPAAITGPRGRYMKVRFGLQSALSGQLKENMLHRIIAKMVSFVPVTPKWLRQFIHEDDVVDIISLLTFSDLKKDYDVFNICPPGDPVLGKDMAKAVNKKSITVYPWMVRIVFFIFWHLSRGKVPTSKGGWKSYSYPIAVDGSKITRAYGYQYKYPSLEAFSKILGRYSKYVK, from the coding sequence ATGAAACACAAAATACTTATAACAGGCGCTTCTGGATATGTCGGCGCAATGCTTCTTGATATTTTCTCCGGCAGGGAAGATGTGGAGACTATTATCGGCGTAGACAAAGATCCACTTCCTGAATTCTTGAAAGAAAATCCAAATAAAAATAAAATAGTTTTTATACAGGCGAATCTCGGGGACGACAGCTGGCAGAACAATGCCCGCTCTTATGCTCCAGACATCGTCATCCACAGTGCGTGGCAGATACGAGAGATGTATGGGCAGAAAGCTTTGCAGTGGAAATGGAATATTACTGGGTCTGACAATGTTTTTGATTTTGCATTTCTAAATAATAGCGTCAAAAAGCTGATACATTTTTCTACAGTCGCTTCATATTCCGCATATTCTACAAATACTTTAGAGCACCGCTTCACAGAAGCCGAACCTTTTAGAAAGAGCGATTATCTTTATGCCGAAGAAAAAAGGATAAGCGAGGAACATCTGGAGGAGAAATTCAAAGAGGCAAAGAAAGCAAATAAAGATATAAAAGTCGCTGTTGTCAGACCCGCCGCCATCACTGGCCCAAGGGGCAGATATATGAAAGTGCGTTTTGGTTTGCAGTCCGCCCTTTCAGGACAGCTCAAAGAAAATATGCTTCACAGGATAATCGCCAAGATGGTGTCTTTTGTGCCTGTTACACCAAAGTGGCTTCGACAGTTTATTCATGAAGATGATGTCGTGGATATTATCTCGCTTCTCACTTTTTCAGATTTAAAAAAAGATTATGATGTTTTCAATATTTGCCCGCCTGGCGACCCGGTGCTAGGAAAAGATATGGCAAAAGCTGTAAATAAAAAAAGTATTACAGTTTATCCTTGGATGGTGAGAATCGTATTCTTTATTTTCTGGCATTTGAGTCGTGGAAAGGTGCCAACCTCAAAAGGTGGTTGGAAATCTTACTCATACCCCATAGCAGTAGATGGTTCAAAGATCACGAGGGCTTACGGCTATCAATACAAATATCCATCTCTTGAAGCATTCTCAAAAATTTTGGGCAGATATTCCAAGTATGTTAAGTAG
- a CDS encoding sugar transferase, whose protein sequence is MNKIRYLSIFVADLILFFGTLFLILAFRYGYPIDKNVISSHLYPFSIIFVFWAISMYIAGLYDNKLMAFRKKIPEALGWTMLTNLIFSVLMFYFLPNFEVAPKTNLFLFIFLLFVITFLWRSYIYFWFSKSVVQKAVIIGNGKEIDEVFNLAKDNPALGVSFVSKIDNIENLLTKIKESGAKVIVADFNDPVIKNIIPLLCDGFFAGFSFISLENIYENVFHKIPITIIDYSWFIENVSSLSRRIYDLLKRISDIFWSFVLGVLSLILYPFVYVAIKIEDKGPVFISQDRVGLNGKIIRLRKFRTMGGNEHGVWVNESVNKVTRVGYFLRKTRIDEFPQLWNVLVGDISLIGPRPDIAGLVDRLIDGIPYYKFRYIVKPGLTGWAQISQEKPPQSVEETHDRFAYDMFYIKNRGVIIDLKIFLRTIKTIISRSGM, encoded by the coding sequence ATGAATAAGATTAGATATCTAAGTATTTTTGTTGCAGATTTGATTCTATTTTTCGGGACACTATTCCTAATATTAGCTTTTAGATATGGTTATCCTATAGATAAAAATGTGATTAGTTCCCATCTTTATCCTTTCTCTATTATATTCGTTTTTTGGGCAATATCAATGTATATAGCCGGATTGTATGATAATAAACTTATGGCTTTTAGGAAAAAGATACCGGAGGCTTTAGGATGGACAATGCTTACGAATTTGATCTTTTCTGTGTTGATGTTTTATTTCTTACCGAATTTTGAAGTTGCACCGAAGACAAATTTGTTTCTATTTATCTTTCTTTTATTTGTCATTACTTTCTTGTGGCGCTCTTATATTTATTTTTGGTTTTCAAAGTCAGTAGTGCAAAAGGCGGTTATTATCGGCAATGGGAAAGAGATAGACGAGGTCTTTAATTTAGCCAAAGACAATCCAGCGCTCGGTGTTTCTTTTGTTTCAAAAATAGATAATATTGAAAACCTCTTAACCAAGATAAAAGAAAGTGGTGCTAAAGTAATTGTCGCTGATTTTAATGATCCTGTTATTAAAAATATAATACCACTGCTTTGTGATGGATTTTTTGCTGGTTTTTCTTTTATTAGTCTTGAAAATATATATGAGAATGTCTTTCATAAAATCCCTATTACTATTATAGATTATTCATGGTTTATAGAAAATGTTTCATCTTTATCCAGGAGAATTTATGATCTTCTTAAAAGAATCTCAGATATATTTTGGTCTTTTGTTCTCGGTGTTTTGTCTTTGATTCTATATCCATTTGTTTATGTTGCAATAAAGATTGAAGATAAAGGCCCTGTATTTATTTCACAAGATAGAGTTGGTCTTAATGGAAAGATAATAAGATTACGTAAGTTTAGGACGATGGGTGGAAATGAGCACGGTGTTTGGGTCAATGAGTCGGTAAACAAAGTTACACGAGTCGGATATTTCTTGAGGAAAACTCGTATAGATGAATTCCCCCAACTTTGGAATGTTCTTGTTGGGGATATTTCCCTCATCGGCCCAAGGCCAGATATCGCAGGTCTTGTGGATAGACTCATAGATGGCATACCATATTATAAATTCAGATATATTGTAAAACCAGGTCTTACCGGCTGGGCGCAGATAAGTCAGGAGAAACCCCCACAGTCCGTAGAAGAAACTCACGATAGATTTGCCTATGATATGTTTTATATCAAAAACAGGGGAGTGATAATAGATTTAAAAATATTTCTACGAACCATAAAGACGATCATTTCAAGGAGTGGAATGTAG
- a CDS encoding glycosyltransferase has translation MFPQKSKVLLGITKSNWGGAQKYVFDLATSLPKDDFDITVVFGGNGLMQEKLERAGVKIERLNLENKIGLLKNVAEFFAILKIIYKNNPDILHLNSSKMGIMAALASRICNMIPRHNTKIIFTAHGWAFNEDRPIWQRSLIKIIHWKTVFMSHMTICVSSSVKKQIESLPLIRNRLVLINNGISDIQFIDKSSAREKIFEKIGAGNKDMLNNRWIGTISELHKNKGLKYAIEAFSKIEKNLAENISFIIIGEGDERGRLDKLISELNLSGKVFLVGKIDEAGKYLKAFDIFTLTSITEALGYVILEAGKAELPVVASAVGGIPEIIENNINGILVKVENIEEISRAIEILIKNKDLREKYGKALKNKVNLKFSIPRMIQETVQVYNK, from the coding sequence ATGTTTCCGCAAAAAAGTAAAGTCTTGTTGGGGATTACAAAATCAAACTGGGGGGGTGCTCAAAAATATGTCTTTGATTTGGCGACATCTTTACCAAAAGATGATTTTGATATTACCGTAGTTTTCGGCGGAAATGGATTGATGCAGGAGAAATTGGAGAGAGCTGGTGTAAAGATAGAGAGGTTAAATCTTGAAAATAAAATAGGGCTTTTAAAGAACGTTGCTGAATTTTTTGCAATACTGAAGATCATTTATAAAAATAATCCTGATATATTACATCTCAATAGTTCAAAAATGGGGATTATGGCTGCGCTTGCAAGCAGAATCTGTAATATGATTCCGAGGCACAATACTAAGATAATCTTCACCGCACATGGATGGGCGTTTAATGAGGATAGACCAATCTGGCAAAGATCACTCATAAAAATAATACACTGGAAAACTGTGTTTATGAGTCATATGACAATCTGCGTATCGTCCAGTGTAAAAAAACAAATAGAGTCTTTGCCTTTAATAAGGAACAGACTGGTTTTAATAAATAACGGTATATCCGATATTCAATTCATCGACAAATCTTCTGCAAGAGAAAAGATCTTTGAAAAAATAGGTGCTGGAAACAAAGACATGTTAAATAACAGATGGATCGGCACTATATCCGAGCTACATAAAAATAAAGGTTTGAAATACGCTATAGAGGCCTTCTCCAAAATAGAGAAAAACTTGGCAGAAAATATTTCTTTTATAATAATCGGCGAAGGGGACGAAAGAGGTCGGCTCGATAAATTAATATCAGAACTCAACCTTTCAGGAAAAGTCTTCCTTGTCGGTAAAATCGATGAGGCAGGAAAATATTTAAAAGCCTTTGACATCTTTACTCTCACATCGATTACGGAAGCACTCGGTTATGTAATACTCGAAGCCGGAAAAGCAGAGCTACCGGTAGTGGCAAGTGCTGTGGGGGGTATACCGGAAATTATTGAAAATAACATAAACGGTATTTTGGTGAAAGTAGAAAATATTGAAGAAATCTCAAGGGCTATTGAGATATTAATAAAGAATAAGGATTTGAGAGAAAAATATGGAAAAGCCTTGAAGAATAAGGTCAATCTTAAATTTAGTATACCGAGAATGATTCAAGAAACTGTTCAAGTTTACAATAAGTGA
- the rodA gene encoding rod shape-determining protein RodA, translated as MTEIAEIRNEGGKYFWSRLRIDWIMFFSTLTISILGLFTMNSFTGIDTFFHKQVIWLVISIVIFFLLGFGDYRFLKKTKVIMSLFVFFLFLLLILFAIGKISKGAQSWFDFGAFAFQPSDTIKLVLVILLAKYFSRRHVEIANIRHIFVSGFYTLIVFLPVLLQPDFGSALIIFLIWLGMILVSGVSKKHLALVFLIGVVAFGGLWGYVLKDYQKNRVINFLHPLADIRGAGYNAYQSTIAIGSGQVLGKGIGYGTQSKLQFLPEYKTDFIFAAYAEEWGLVGVLILFFLFGILIWRIVRLSYYGATNFEILFGLGIAILLMSHFLVNVGMCLGLMPVTGINFPFMSYGGTNLLSSFIALGLLTGMSHYKRDAHKDTIKNEFLGL; from the coding sequence ATGACAGAAATTGCCGAAATCAGGAATGAAGGGGGGAAGTATTTTTGGTCTAGGTTAAGAATAGATTGGATAATGTTTTTCTCTACTTTGACGATTTCTATTCTTGGTCTTTTTACCATGAACTCTTTTACCGGTATTGATACTTTCTTTCATAAACAGGTAATATGGCTAGTGATTTCTATTGTTATATTTTTTCTGCTCGGTTTTGGCGATTATAGATTCCTCAAAAAAACAAAAGTGATAATGTCTCTTTTTGTTTTCTTTCTTTTCCTACTTCTGATACTTTTTGCAATAGGTAAAATATCTAAAGGAGCACAAAGCTGGTTTGATTTTGGTGCTTTTGCTTTCCAACCATCGGATACTATTAAGCTCGTCTTGGTAATTCTTCTTGCTAAATATTTTTCCAGAAGACATGTAGAAATAGCGAATATTAGACATATTTTTGTGTCTGGTTTTTATACACTAATTGTTTTTTTGCCAGTTTTACTTCAACCGGATTTCGGCTCCGCACTGATTATATTTTTAATATGGCTTGGTATGATTTTGGTCTCAGGAGTATCAAAAAAACACTTGGCACTGGTCTTTTTGATAGGGGTGGTGGCATTTGGCGGACTCTGGGGTTATGTCTTGAAAGATTACCAAAAAAATAGGGTGATAAACTTCTTACATCCTCTTGCTGATATTCGTGGTGCCGGATACAATGCATATCAGTCCACAATAGCGATTGGATCGGGACAGGTATTGGGTAAGGGAATCGGTTATGGGACACAATCAAAATTACAATTCCTACCGGAATATAAAACAGATTTTATCTTTGCTGCATATGCCGAGGAGTGGGGACTTGTGGGTGTTTTAATTTTATTTTTTTTATTTGGTATTTTAATTTGGAGAATTGTGAGACTTTCGTATTATGGTGCAACAAACTTTGAGATATTGTTTGGGCTTGGTATTGCAATACTTCTAATGAGTCATTTCCTTGTAAATGTTGGTATGTGTCTCGGTCTCATGCCTGTTACTGGTATTAATTTCCCGTTTATGAGTTATGGAGGGACGAATTTACTCTCATCTTTTATTGCACTCGGTCTTCTTACTGGTATGAGTCACTATAAAAGAGATGCCCACAAAGACACGATAAAAAATGAGTTTTTGGGGTTATAA
- a CDS encoding nucleoside-diphosphate kinase, with protein MRTEKTFVIIKPDGIQRTLVGEIVGRFERIGLKLVAVKMLVPTKDLARKHYTLDPEWIRKVGEKSIAGYIKKGITPPSTDPIVIGEKVLERLVRYFTSGPIITMVWQGAHAVGIVRKIVGGTEPLTSDVGTIRGDFVLDSYQIADIDDRAIRNLIHASGNVEEAKGEINLWFKDSEIIKYKHIQDAILYDVNLDGILE; from the coding sequence ATGAGAACAGAAAAAACTTTCGTTATTATAAAACCAGATGGAATCCAGAGGACATTAGTTGGAGAGATTGTAGGAAGATTCGAAAGAATAGGCCTTAAGCTCGTCGCTGTGAAGATGCTTGTTCCGACAAAAGATCTAGCCAGAAAACATTATACATTAGATCCGGAATGGATCAGAAAAGTCGGAGAGAAATCTATTGCCGGCTATATTAAAAAGGGGATAACTCCTCCTTCAACTGATCCTATTGTAATTGGAGAGAAGGTTCTTGAAAGATTAGTAAGGTATTTTACCAGTGGTCCAATTATCACTATGGTCTGGCAGGGAGCACATGCTGTGGGCATTGTCCGAAAAATAGTTGGTGGGACAGAGCCACTCACATCAGATGTCGGTACAATAAGGGGAGATTTTGTCTTGGATTCATATCAGATAGCTGACATAGACGACAGGGCGATAAGAAATCTGATCCATGCATCTGGAAATGTAGAAGAAGCTAAAGGGGAGATAAATCTGTGGTTTAAAGACAGTGAAATAATTAAATATAAACATATTCAGGATGCTATTCTCTATGATGTGAATTTAGATGGAATACTTGAATAA
- a CDS encoding type IV secretory system conjugative DNA transfer family protein, with the protein MSENYGQIENPQKKFTNPQEELVFLRSEVLKKEKEIAENGELTTREEVVRGELDEHKDRSPEDILHPDYVLKPKEVESIVLNLTPEVHDSKMEELVVLLQEKGILNTLSVVDRMKDPHIEDDFHRFLVQYIKAGLLSNNKDEKSPVFKALKMTLFEVSLPNTDKEENQKAKNLKELVSKMEQFFSGMFSVRDIDTTNSGYFVLELTNANHSNEIIFYMAVPDQKITLFEKQILSIFPEAKILEKKDDYNIFNEQGSFVGSYAELSTNDIFPLKTYEQYDYDPLNVLINSFSKVDKDGEGASVQIIVKPADPSKAGFYKRVLKEMEKGEKFKIALEKSDSSLWASVKSVGKELFGKSDEKKDGENKPKIPDQTAIDNIKNKISSQLASVNIRILASARTTEEAGAIIADIESAFNQFENTNGNKFRFNRVLGRDLARMSQDFSFRIFKDSYSQDLNLKELTTIMHLPESELRGSTQLKQTKAGTAPAPLDLPENGILLGVNKHRNINTEVHITPEDRLRHFYVIGQTGTGKTTLLKTMIRQDILAGEGVCMIDPHGSDIQEVLSYIPPERYEDVIYFDPSYTARPMGLNMLEYDLRFPEQKTFVVNEMMSIFNKLFDMKTAGGPMFEQYFRNAVMLVIEDPETGCTLLDVSRVLADKTYRQLKLSKCKNPIVVQFWKEIAEKAGGESSLANIVPYITSKFDIFLSNEIMRPIVSQEKSAFNFREIMDNKKILLVNLAKGRLGDINSNLIGLIIVGKILMAALSRTDTFGEDLPPFYLYIDEFQNVTTDSISTILSEARKYKLSLTVAHQFIAQLEEKIKNSVFGNVGSMAAFRVSSEDAEYLEKQFTPTITAKDLMNVDNHNSYVKILANGRPVKPFSMETNMPPRGNKILLDKVKELSYLKYGKDRVSVEEEIMQKYRKPEIKIETPIMPKI; encoded by the coding sequence ATGTCAGAAAATTACGGCCAAATTGAAAATCCTCAGAAAAAGTTTACTAATCCGCAAGAAGAATTAGTCTTTCTGCGTTCAGAAGTCTTGAAAAAGGAGAAAGAGATAGCCGAAAATGGTGAATTAACTACGAGAGAAGAGGTTGTAAGAGGAGAGCTTGATGAGCATAAAGATAGAAGTCCAGAAGATATTTTACATCCTGATTATGTTCTTAAGCCGAAAGAAGTAGAGTCTATTGTCTTAAACCTTACACCAGAAGTGCATGACTCAAAAATGGAAGAACTCGTTGTCTTACTCCAAGAAAAAGGGATTTTGAATACGTTGTCTGTAGTCGATCGCATGAAAGACCCACATATTGAAGATGATTTCCACAGATTCCTGGTTCAATATATAAAAGCTGGACTTCTTTCAAATAATAAGGACGAAAAAAGCCCAGTATTTAAGGCTTTGAAGATGACTCTCTTTGAAGTATCTTTGCCGAATACTGATAAAGAAGAAAATCAGAAAGCGAAGAATCTGAAGGAACTTGTCTCAAAGATGGAACAATTCTTCTCAGGTATGTTTTCAGTAAGAGATATAGACACAACGAATTCTGGCTATTTTGTGTTGGAGCTTACAAATGCAAATCATAGTAATGAAATAATATTCTATATGGCGGTTCCAGATCAGAAGATTACTTTATTTGAAAAGCAGATTCTCTCGATTTTCCCGGAAGCAAAGATTCTAGAAAAGAAAGACGATTATAATATTTTTAATGAACAGGGCAGCTTTGTCGGTTCATACGCCGAACTCTCCACCAATGATATTTTCCCACTAAAGACTTATGAGCAGTATGATTATGATCCACTGAACGTTCTCATAAATAGCTTTTCTAAAGTAGACAAAGATGGCGAGGGAGCCTCAGTACAGATTATTGTAAAGCCAGCTGATCCTTCTAAGGCAGGTTTTTATAAACGAGTGTTGAAGGAGATGGAAAAAGGGGAAAAGTTTAAAATAGCTTTGGAGAAATCGGACAGTTCTTTGTGGGCTAGTGTTAAATCTGTCGGGAAAGAGCTTTTTGGAAAGAGCGATGAAAAGAAAGATGGTGAAAACAAACCGAAGATTCCAGATCAAACAGCGATAGATAATATAAAAAATAAGATTAGTAGCCAACTTGCAAGTGTAAATATAAGGATTTTGGCTTCGGCTAGGACGACTGAGGAGGCAGGGGCTATTATTGCTGATATTGAGTCTGCCTTCAATCAATTTGAGAATACAAACGGAAATAAATTTAGATTTAATAGAGTCTTAGGGAGAGATCTGGCAAGAATGAGCCAAGATTTTTCTTTCAGAATTTTCAAAGACAGTTATTCACAAGATTTAAATTTAAAAGAGCTTACTACAATAATGCATTTACCAGAGTCGGAGCTTAGGGGTTCAACACAATTAAAACAGACAAAAGCTGGCACCGCACCAGCTCCACTTGATTTGCCAGAGAATGGTATTTTGTTGGGTGTAAATAAACACAGAAATATAAATACAGAAGTACATATAACACCAGAGGATCGCCTTAGACATTTCTATGTTATAGGTCAAACAGGTACAGGTAAGACGACTCTTTTAAAGACAATGATTCGTCAGGATATTTTGGCTGGGGAAGGAGTCTGTATGATAGATCCACATGGTTCCGACATTCAGGAAGTTCTTTCTTACATTCCACCTGAAAGATATGAAGATGTAATCTATTTTGATCCAAGTTACACGGCAAGGCCGATGGGTCTTAATATGCTCGAATACGATCTAAGATTCCCAGAACAAAAGACATTTGTTGTAAACGAAATGATGTCTATTTTTAATAAACTTTTTGATATGAAGACGGCCGGAGGTCCGATGTTTGAACAATATTTCAGAAATGCCGTTATGCTTGTTATAGAAGACCCAGAGACAGGCTGTACTCTTCTTGATGTTTCAAGAGTGCTTGCAGATAAAACATATAGACAACTCAAACTTTCAAAATGTAAAAATCCTATAGTCGTCCAATTTTGGAAAGAGATCGCCGAGAAGGCAGGGGGGGAATCATCACTTGCAAATATTGTGCCTTATATCACAAGCAAATTTGATATTTTCCTTTCAAATGAAATTATGCGTCCGATAGTTTCTCAAGAGAAATCCGCTTTCAACTTTAGAGAGATCATGGATAATAAAAAAATCCTTCTTGTTAATCTAGCCAAGGGTCGCTTGGGAGATATTAATTCAAATCTTATCGGTCTTATTATTGTAGGAAAGATTTTAATGGCGGCACTTTCTCGTACTGATACATTCGGCGAAGATCTTCCACCTTTTTATCTTTACATAGACGAGTTTCAAAATGTAACGACAGATTCTATATCTACTATTTTGTCTGAAGCTAGAAAATATAAACTTTCTCTTACTGTGGCACATCAATTCATCGCCCAGCTTGAAGAAAAGATTAAAAATTCTGTATTTGGAAACGTTGGCTCTATGGCAGCATTCCGTGTTTCTTCGGAAGACGCAGAGTATTTGGAAAAACAATTTACACCGACTATCACAGCAAAAGATTTAATGAATGTTGATAATCATAATTCTTATGTTAAGATACTTGCAAATGGTAGACCAGTAAAACCATTTAGTATGGAGACAAATATGCCGCCAAGAGGCAACAAGATTTTACTGGACAAGGTCAAAGAGCTTTCATATCTTAAATATGGTAAAGACAGAGTTTCTGTAGAAGAGGAGATTATGCAGAAATATAGAAAACCGGAAATTAAGATTGAAACGCCTATCATGCCGAAAATTTAA
- the map gene encoding type I methionyl aminopeptidase has product MVTIKTKDEIEILREGGRRLALILQEVAKIVKPGVSTAELNTLAEKLVSDNGDKAAFLNYKPKGMRPYPASICVSINDEIVHGIPNENPRILKEGDIVSLDMGLTHKGLITDSAITVPVGKIDVESQKLLDATKLALYAGIKTIKADKYTGDIGFTVERIAKANGYGVVEDLCGHGVGYEVHEDPYIPNYGERGSGDKLKSGMVIAIEPMFNMGGKEIILADDGWTYKTKDGSRSAHFEHTVVVTSKGAEIITKL; this is encoded by the coding sequence ATGGTAACAATCAAAACCAAGGATGAAATAGAGATATTACGCGAGGGTGGTAGGCGTTTGGCTTTGATATTGCAAGAAGTTGCTAAGATAGTAAAACCAGGCGTTTCTACAGCCGAGCTAAATACTTTGGCTGAAAAATTGGTTTCTGATAATGGCGATAAGGCTGCTTTTTTAAATTACAAACCAAAGGGTATGCGGCCGTATCCAGCGTCTATTTGTGTCTCCATAAATGACGAGATTGTACATGGTATACCAAATGAAAACCCTAGAATTTTAAAAGAAGGAGATATTGTATCTCTTGATATGGGACTTACTCACAAAGGTCTTATTACGGACTCAGCTATAACTGTGCCGGTTGGAAAGATTGACGTTGAATCTCAAAAACTTTTAGATGCTACGAAATTAGCACTTTATGCTGGTATCAAGACTATCAAGGCGGACAAATACACTGGTGATATTGGTTTTACAGTAGAAAGGATAGCAAAAGCAAATGGATATGGAGTGGTAGAAGATTTGTGTGGGCACGGTGTTGGTTATGAGGTTCACGAGGATCCATACATTCCGAATTACGGAGAAAGAGGTTCTGGTGACAAGCTCAAATCAGGTATGGTGATAGCAATAGAGCCGATGTTTAATATGGGAGGAAAAGAGATTATTCTTGCGGACGACGGATGGACATATAAAACAAAAGATGGGAGTAGGAGCGCCCACTTTGAACATACTGTAGTAGTGACAAGCAAGGGTGCGGAAATAATTACAAAACTATAA